In the genome of Erpetoichthys calabaricus chromosome 18, fErpCal1.3, whole genome shotgun sequence, the window cagccttttcagcatgtgaatttccccttgggattaataaagtatctatctatctatctatctatcaaacttgCAAATTCAGCGCATACAAACTATCAGTTGTTGCATGGCTACTAGGAAGAAAAAGATGTATCACTGGCTTCTCCAGAGAAGCACCCAAGGCCTTCAAAGCTTTCAAGTAATGGAGAAATTATTAGATCTTCCTTAGCACAAGCTGAATACCAATGTGCAAGCCTAGTGGAACAGGGCACTACCAGTGTGAAATTTCTTATTCCATACATTTCTATTGTCGTAGATACAGTTATGAAGTTTTCTTGTTAACTCAATAAAACACCTTCatttaaagtatatatttaattgCAGAACTCAAAATGACTTGAAGATGTCAAGATGAAAAGAAATTctcttttcaataaaaaaaaaaaaaaaaaaaccagcaataAATCACAACATTGAGAagcaatactttaaaaaaatgcaatacatattgAACCGACAGGGAAACATATATGAATATCGAATCAAGAGGTCACTGCCTATTCTAACCCCTACAGTATTAGGTTATTTGCTTACTCATGCAAATTCACAATGAGGACCACTCCCTGATTATTCTTCCTCAATTGCAGATACAGTATCTGTTACTTACTGAAAAGAAATTTGTATGGTATGTAAAATTAGGATGTGAGAAGAGTAAGCAcatatgtgtttatatacatacacGTTTGAAAAGACTTTCAAAATtagtacaatatatatttaagctAAAGATTTCTAGGTttcaaaaaaatggcaaaaagtgaTATACACAGTTACAAATTCATCTATTTAATTATCATATCTTGCTCTGAGCTGCAAAACTGTGAAGCCAAACCAGGCTGCAACATTGATCAAGAAGTCaatctttaaaattttaatttcatatttattcagttttctaCCTATACCACATGAATTTAAAACTAAtaatatgttttactttattaCAACAGTGAAATAATGATCTTTGATTATGAAAAAATGGATGATTatgattaaagtaaaaatgtaaaatgtaaagcaGAGAAACGTATGAAGTCAAAGGGAAAGGAGAACTGAACAAGtttattataatggtgcaatagtGTTTTGAGTGTACAAGAGGGCTGCACCTGCTAACTATGCTGGACCAtactaataacaacaacaacaacatttatttatatagcacattttcatacaaaaagtagctcaaagtgctttacataatgaagaaaagaagaataaaagacaaataagaaattaaaataagacaaccttagttaacataagaaggagtaaggtccgatggccagggtggacagaaaaaacaaaaaaaaactccagaaggctggagaaaaaaataaaatctgtaggggttccaggccacgagaccgcccagtcccctttgggcattctacctaacataaatgaaatagtcctctttgtagttagggttctcacggagtcacttgatgctgatgggcGATATACCAGTAGAAACGACACACCGGTACAAATTTGACAACCGAtagaaagttttgaaaaacattttacaacagTTGAGAACATCAGGAAGCCGCCTTTGTCACATGTTGCAAAAGAGACGGTGTGTAGTTTCACATTTTCGGACTTTGAAGAGAGCGATTCAAACCATTCCTGGTATGGTAAAAGGAGGCAGTGAAACTGTGTAGTGTAATTTGTTCCACTTCAAACACTGAAGATAATGATAATAAAGTAACCCTGggttaaccattaagcaaaataagcctGTGCTTAGGACACCAAAGAAAATGGAGTACAACTGAGTTTTTATAAACGTAGGACAAAACTTTGAGTATAAATAAAATTCTAAGTAGGCAACAGtaagcttttacattttttgatataTGCAAGTTGAAATGCTGGATATACCTTCAAAGTCAGAAAACAATGGAACAGGAGACATTTTGCTTCATACAAATAGTTATGTTTCTTCGTTACAATATctttttaaaaactagggggctttgctcgctaTCCCCGTCGGCCTGCACTACGCCCCATcctcttcacgtctctgccgaTCGCGTATGTGGTTTTCATttttgcctcttcattgggaagaaacactacttttccctgatggcaccACAAATTAGACTATCTACAAGTGTCCgagttaaagtttaaatccaaacaatttatttgatctcttttcgctgttccgttatttcattgagtaataatttctgtttgtttgcactaatgcgatctttactatcattttttagagactttcaaattttagtactttcattatctctaaccttctttgcatgtgtatcacgctaatgtttttgaattcgttacgacattctactttgttgtctactctgtctcttttatttccagccccacgtgtggttaaatctcatggcacaaagtcttgtcttgcgggacgtgaaagtatctctttgaaaaagtcacgTATCGTTCAAGgctaaaaagtctggtcttgtcctaggattttttttattataatagagagatttgtccATAACCATTGATTTCTGTAGAAATAGGATTTTGAAAACCAGTTATGTAACAAGTGTGAAAGCTTTCTTTAGTAGGCTGTATGTGTACAAGGCAGTATTGAGTCACAGAATATTATTtgtctttatataattttatttcatgcTCATACAGGTGTTTTGAAAGATAATAATTAAGTGTAGTTAGGcttgcttgtttttgttcaatgGAACCAAAGCAATTGGGAAGAACAGctctttgaatatttatttttattgttaataattttttctattttgtctagtctatacagtacacatttttaaaaatgcttcgtATTTTTAATAGTATGATTTCTAGGTTAGTTCTTAtttacacaataaaatattttgaatataattTAATTAGACCTACTGAttcaaataattctttaaaaaaataacttaaaacttatttgtacaggaaaaaaattaattaactctGACATTCTgctccttctttcagtttactgtCTGTTCATGTGGTCAGGGTGATTTTTATTTGtaacacaaattatgttatttgttcagtgttttcttgtagtatttgtatttttgcattttattgtgatGTACTATTCTAATTCAAAGGTTtgtgtttactgtatttatttagtattttattctgATATTATGTTGTATTcaatgttgtgtatttgatcttttttacGCCATTTTCTTGTTGTTCATTCTGaaattctgtgaagtgccttgagcatgaataaggttctatataaatgtattattagtttAGTTGAAAAAGAAACATCACAGTAGAGCTATTGTCAATCTATAAAACTGGGCCAACAGAAACTTCAATCAGTATAAAAAGTATATTCACAAAGATTACACCATGATATATACCATAACTGTGATAATTTTAAACTATATGGTGATATCACTTTTATCTATACCACCAACCTCTACTAGATTGTTTAATTGTAGCCAAAAATGTAACCtaagctgtgaggtagcagtgctaaccactgttccACCGTGCTTTCTGGAGATAAAATTCATGCTCTGAGTCCACAGCACTCCAAAACCTTTATCTTTCTCGGCGGTTCTCAAGTTTCTACAACTATGACTAGCACACACCCATGGAGCCTGTTATGCAAGGGAGCAGTGTTTTGCATCTGCACAACAAGGCAAGGAACATAACATGCTTAATCTAGCACTAAAGACACAATGTGCAATGAattcatgcattaaaaaaaaaacaaatcacaattcTCATTATGTTCAACTAATGTATCCCTCAAATGAAAGTAatgaatatatataatttttttttaatacatgccAAAGTGCCAATCTGACTGGAGTACATGTCTACCATCAAATTATGTATGTGATTTAATACGTGAGATTTGGGGTATGTAGCAGTACTGAAAACTTTATCTCCTACAAGACATCTCATTTAAGGTAAAGCACTATATTGCATTGGTTCTTCAATTTTCACAAAGTAAGCCCACCATTCACTCTCATACTGTATCTGCATTAATTATCagtctgctgtgtctgtgaaaaCTTTGTATTTAAGCCATCCATTGCTGCGCTCTTCATTCATGGTGCAATTGCTTCATCTATGTGCCACTTTGCCTGTTCTCCCTTCTCCACGTAAAATTCATGCTGGCTATGTACTTTGTATTTTAATCTAACTAAAATAATGGAAGCACCATCAGTtttcagattgtgttttttcccccccacatgaagtgaaaaaatgttggTGATTATAAGTGTCATATTTTCTTGGTGATTCATAAATGTCTGCTGAAGATAGACAATTTGCATCTGGGAAATGATGCTCAGTAACATCAATAATAAAGGCAGAAGAAGTCATGTTGAAACGAAAAGAATACATAAATATAGGGAAGTGCGAGCTGCAGAAATGAGACATTGATTCACATCTGGATACTTTTGGtgcttctagtgttaaattattttatttctctaCTTGTCATGgtgcacagtttgagaaccactgggagTGACAGCTCGATCCAgcattggctgctacagctctgcgAGGCCACAGTTTccttacaaagcatcatggggtgctgagAAAAAAATTCCCTATGCCAGCTGCATGGTGTATTTCGTGGAAAAATGTAGTAAACAAGGTCACCCACAAACTCAgcaaattcactgcaaaaaatgctttggcaaatttaACTAATCAACACTATTAAGGACAAATTACACATAAaactaaaatgcattatttttttggcTGTAAATATAATCTATACTATTGTGTTTCCATCTACAGCTACATTAAAGAGAATTGATCTTAGTGGAAATTTGATACAAGAAATAGAAGATGGTGCATTCTCAAAGCTTCCCCTACTTGAAGAATTATCCTTGGCTGAAAATAGACTGGTCAAGATCCCTGCTCTACCAGCAAAGTTGACCTCTCTTAACATGAATCACAACAGGATTAAAAATAAGGGCATCAAAGCAAATGTTTTCAAGGTATATATTTCATTGAATTAACACATGCACTCACATGTTTCTCTTTACTTACTGTTCTACCACAAAACAATACTTACTATTTTCTACTAGTGTACTGGCATTATTAGGCTTTTAGGGAAATAGTAGAAGTGTTGAAAACATCTGCTATGCTTTTTATTCAATTGCACACACTATTCAGAACTAACAGATATTAAAAgctacaagttaattaaaaatatatgctaGTAAAAAAATCTGCAAAGATATTGCAATGCTATCACTTTATTTGCCATACagtatacaatttcttgcattaggaatttgccATTTTccgcataccccaacttactctccagaaaCAAATAGAGAGGAAGAAAGAAGCTTGGGGTCAAAGCACaggggtcagctattgtacagcacccatggagcaattgcagattataGGCCTTGcgcaagggcccagcagagaaaCATTCATTCTACCACTGCAGGGATTCAAACTTAATGAAAAAGATTGACAAAActtggttttattaaaaaaaatataaatatactgtataatttttagtTTTCATGTAATAAAACTCTACTTCATGCCAGGCTAATACCTTTCTTATTTTCTAATTCTCTCTACAAATAATTTATGCCTACAGTGTCAATAGTACAAATTCATATCATGAACTTTGAAACTGCGCAATATAAAACACCTCTTTTAGAAACTCACTATAATGTAAATACATTGGTGTATGCacataataactttttttttccattgcagaAACTGAACAACCTCTCATACCTTTATTTAGCCAACAATGAACTTGAAAGTGTACCCCCTTTTCTTCCGGAAACCCTGCGCATCCTACATTTTCAGGTTAGTAATCAGCTTGACAAAACCTTCCTCTCCATTCCTCATAACACATTTAACCAAAGTGATTTAACTAAAGCCTAGAGAGCATTTCACTATATATTTAAAAGTGCAAATCAGTCTTATTAGGAACAGCCAGAACATGTCAACTtctgacattgtaatctgtaaatCATCAACTATTCATAATGAAAAAGTCATACTCCTGGAACATTAACTCAATGGGCCAAAAAACACTCCttggaaataaaatgttgaaaaccTTAAACTTCTTTCTAGTTTTGTTGCCCAATCAGTTGTAAGGCTAAAATATACTGAATAAAGCAATTTTTTACTGCTTACAAATAGCAAATGCCACCTTGTGATATCATGAACTTTCCTTTCTTATTTCAGAACAACAACATAACTGCAGTCTCTGATGAAACTTTCTGCAAATCTAACACCACCCATTACATTCGAGACAAACTGGATGAGATCAGGTTAGAAGGAAATCCAGTCCTATTGGCCAAGTACCCTAACAGCTTCACCTGCCTGAAAAATCTGCCGATTGGGAGATATATCTGAACCagacaaaacacatgcatttgatGTTTCAGCTTTTGGTGTACACTATgatgcattaaaaacaaaagtagagAGGAAAATTAAATTAGCAACATGCTctttaaaaagtttatatttCCTTACTCCATTTTGAGGTTCTATATGTATAATGTGTTTTGACTGCTGATCAGAGCCACTTTAGCTGAGTGCCAAACAAACTCTGATGAtcactttttatataattttaggtTTAATTCTTGAGAGAGGAACTGAAACAAACACCAGTGACTCTTGTTTAACTATAATTACTGGTAATTATGGTTATTAGTATATAATTTCTGAACCCTAGCTATTTATCCACATATGCCTGGAAACTAGGATAGCAAATAATGTTATTCCTTTTGAGCAAGAAACTCAAACATTGCAATGAAGCTTTCTAAGAACTTGTATTTCTATGGCAAAACCATTTCTGCCAAGCctgacacatttacatttattaaattcaaATACAAAATACCACAGAAATGGCAATTCCAAGAAAACATAACAGGATACATAGAGttgttttacaaaagaaaaatgaaacatatttgCTTAACGCTAATACTgcacatacagaaaaaaaacagttgatCTGAAGACAGCATTTGTAAGGTTAAATATCATCTTACCATTAAGAGACAATTCTGCTAAAGTGAAACAAGGAATGTTCAGCTTAATCAGTATGTCTGTATAAGGGCTCTCTGCATGAAGTCTTCAAAATAGTTTACACTGCTTATGACAtcataaaaattgtatttaaattaatttagcatTTAACTACAACATATAATGCTAGTTTGTTAGTGATTTTCAGCTGTAGTTTTGGTTGTTACtaacatttgttaaaaaatacatctttaaataaataaatatttttaaaaggtttgttTATGAGGAACTTTAAAAACACTAAATGTGCAAGAAAAATGTCACGACTGAAGAAAATCATCCAGTCCAGAAACAATGCTTCCTACCATGCTGTGTTATGTGTATAAAGAGGTAACTGACTATGAATTATAATTGCTTCCAAGGATATTTTGATTATAAGACACACGTAAATAGGAACAGATCTATAATTGTATTAAAGGCTGGGTTTACAACTGTAGTATACCAGCAACATAGAAACATTCTCGAGCCTTCAGCTCCAAGGTTTATGTGCAGTATATTGTGTATGTCTGTATTTGGTGGGGTTCTGAGACTGCTGCTAGCTGGTATTTAAGGAGTAATGCAACTTGATCAGGTTCTTCCTGGAGAAACCCTTTGTGAAACATTATCTGTTGACAATATCAGTCAAAATTGTTATTGCATTACTCTATGGTGACCTGTTTCTGACTCTTTTTTTGTCTTATTCCATATTATTGCCTCTGTGTTCCCTGGCAAACCTTTGCtagcaggggaaaaaaaataatacaatattattgaaataaataaggTCTGTGTTCTGCTTCTGCATATGATAAAGCTGTGAACTAAGTCTATAACAGTGATTCAAAaatcacatattaaaaatatgtacttATCTGAACATATTTTGAAAGTAAGTTAAATATTTTGGAAGGTACATGTAAGCACTTGTACAAGGCATGACCAACTTGCAAGGAAACTATTAACCAGCTGTTTCTGCTAaacattatttattgaactttcacACTTTTTTCAGGACATGGTACTAACGTTAAACTAGCAAAaactatacattttatttcttaatatgtGATGTAAATTAAccataagaaaacaaaatcctgTCAAACTCTATCTGTTCTCCTGTTTAAAGAGATTTACCTATTTATTGTAATctctattttttttaccttttcagaACAGATAAACATTTCACAAGTGTGAACATTCACTAGTTAAGGcagaaacaaaaacagtaaatttaAAGAATGAAATGCTCATGGTTAATGCTTTGTTGCTTCAAAAACATGTGTGAAGTTAACACTGCAGCTCTTGGTAAATATAGGCATCATATAGTAAGCACTTCTCTAAAAGGCAAAacatcttggaattctaagggtTTCTACCCAACTACTCTCTTCTTTTTACAACTACTCTAAACATGTCAACAAGCAAccatatttgtattttctttccaCCAGGCTGACAAAGACTCaaatttcttttaattcatttgtatttttagaCAGAAGATTATATTCGTATGTGGGCAGGAAAGAAAGTCGCGTACCAATACATAAATCAACAGCACTAACAAGATACATTAGCCTGGGAATAACACTATCGTTGAGTCACCAACAGTATGAGTTAGAAATCCATAATCATATTAGCAGCATCAAAACCAGCTGCAGAGTAGCCTATAAAACAGCAAACTGGTCACAGTCACATAAATTCCAAATAGTGTGGCAAAACTGAGACTTCCTTCTAAGTAAAGCGAGGTACCCAAGAGATATTACTGATATGATTAAGAAGTAGTTATCCCAGGACACCAAATATAAAGAGAATCACCATTATGTATTAAGTTAATATTTAAACAGATTAAGAGCAGTTATTAATAACACTGACTGCACAAAATGTAATGGACTTCAGAAGACAGATTCTCAACACTGAAAATAGGCATGCAGTCTCTCTTTCTCCATCTTCCTCTTTCTGAAAGGAGGAGAAAGCATTTGTTTACACATAAGACAAgctaaagacacattttttctagTTCACCAATGGCAGATTACAGTGGAGGAACAAGAGTATTTTAAAGATTAGAAGATGATTTTATCTACTGAATATTTATAAAGTACTagaagtttaaatatttaaaaacaaagtaatttgTACAAGAAATGGCTAAACTACtggaaatttaaatatttaaaagcagaAAGTGAACTGAAAAAAATAGTGGCTTTAGCAAAAGTGCTtgctaataaataaatctgatcaATTGTGGCAGAACATATGAAAtattcttctactctttaattgtcgaaataaaaaaagaaaacataaaatcagCTATTGAAAACAAGTGGGAATGTAAATCCATTTGAAAATAAATCCACTTACAAGGAATTGtatgtaaacataaataaaatatatgttacCGTCTATGTGTGAAATTAGGTATTGTGTAGAATCCCTAGGAAATCTATGGAATGACAAAAACGGGAAGTCAAAGTATGAAATGATTAAAATTTCAGACATTttctaggcattctatgcaatgccaaaaggcaAGCCAGCATGTCATTCTGTGTAATGGCTAGGTATTATATACAATGCGTAGGGAAAGCATATAgcatattaactctttgagggctgaatattttttccaataaacagcttctgaaaagcaatggttgcacacagaaatcaacataaaacgtctgttgctgcatgctgtggctgccagtttgctaaGGATGTGCAGcgggcttgctgccaggctgtcttgtACAGTCACAGTAcattgcaatgtggtttctatctcttatcattgttaaCTGTCAGTCCTATCTGGCGAACATTGTTAGTACCACAATTAggtggggaccaatcagctgaagctggaagctcacattcgttttcgatcacttatATCAAAATCGGaatctgacaagtcatagtccagttcagagataattggcaaaatgtcgtctgcggagtattttgctttacacaatcGCTTTGATCTCTCGTCAGATGCCAGTCCCATTTTTGCCATtctttgcgccttgctactcacacgagcgcaggaaatcttggtcaaaccaatgaatctaactttccttctagcaacgagagtccaactaaaacataactgtTGGTTttttcacagtttacagttgattaccatcatcaactcctccttttgacaaaagtcgacatcagccctgaaagggtTAAAGTAATATAGGCAATTAATGCATTGCCTAAAAACGTCACAGTCATTTTGTACAATACCTGCTTTTCacacattgccggtaacatatactgtacattatgttcCCTTATTGGAAAATGACCTGCCTGTCACTTTGAAATGAAATCATGCTGTTGGCAGTCAACAACAAGAAAAGGTTGACATGCATGTATTAACAAATGAAACTTTCCTAGCAAGCAACGCTGTGACTTATGGAGGCAAGTCTATATGCCTTATATAGCCAAACCTACGCTTTTTTGTAAGTTGAACGACTGTGGGTTTCAAAGGTTAGAAATGGATAACAACCTGTGCAACACTTTGATATACAAATAGTATCTCAAACACTCATCTGTAAATGTTCACAGTTCAATTTCTCTATCAAGCAATTGCAATCGCATACAAAGATAAATGAACAATTTACatgtaaaaagtaaatttaagGGTTAAACTTCTCTTTTGTTACTAGATAAACATtacccttaaaaaaaaaaagacagtcttAGTTATCGAATGAAAATCTCATGCATTCTCAGAACAGAATATCACTAGATGTTTTTGCAAGCTGTGGAGATGatgtaaaaatgttgaaaatcatTCAGTAAAATTGTGAAGTTCAAGTATAACTGGATGTAAACACATGACCTTATGTATCTGCTGTAAAAAGTTGCCTTATTCTTAGTCACAGGGGCCAATAAAAGCTGGTTTGGTACTTTGAACCCCCCAAGAGTTGTTTAATTACATACATTGTCAGATTAGATTAGACATACTTTGTTtccaagaagaaataaaaacattacagaagttcaagaaaagaaaagaccAATTAGTACATAATGGATTAAACAATTTGAACACctcaaaaaggcaaaaatattattaaaaataaaaaaaatacattattcccatataactgcttagcaagattattatagttttgcctttttatattagtttttatttctatattttttctgaccttacttgcgtgcacgcggctgggggtggtacccagccgggacgcccaagaggactggaggagggctcacgcctcctccagaccacgagggggacaccgccctggttgctgtggggaccacaggtacagagctttcaagctcaaccctgtaggggcccgtggtcaccccaatgcctggagagccctggacatcagcacttccgccacaccaggaagtgctgggggggggggaagaggagcagggacacccggagtgcttccagggatgcagccggcacttccgccacactagggcgtgtcggtggaagattgctggaacacacctggagcacatccgggggactataaaaggggccacttcccttcattcagggctggagtcgggtggaagaggacgaggtctgggagaggaaagaggcagccagaagagaggaaaggcattgtggaagggcctggacttgtggggtgattggtgctgtggcgcTGGGTTTGCATGTTAACCTTTGTATATAAGTgtcaaataaacgtgtgttgggtgacaaaacgatgtccgtctgtctgtttctgggctgtttcccacacttgataattcagtttagttttagtttac includes:
- the ogna gene encoding osteoglycin, paralog a codes for the protein MAMLARIFFSFILVSWVFSSTIKKSIWSPSDKEELTSKVLREDSLNTGEALHKLKRQKKAVNESIDTEGAERGPGTEPELPTCLLCVCLSGSVYCEEVSPSIDRVPALPKETAYLYARFNKIKKIEVKDFSDIPTLKRIDLSGNLIQEIEDGAFSKLPLLEELSLAENRLVKIPALPAKLTSLNMNHNRIKNKGIKANVFKKLNNLSYLYLANNELESVPPFLPETLRILHFQNNNITAVSDETFCKSNTTHYIRDKLDEIRLEGNPVLLAKYPNSFTCLKNLPIGRYI